GACAACTGCGATGCCTACCTGCAGATGAAGGGCAACCGGGAGATGGTCTACGACTGCACCAGCTCCTCCTTCGACGGGTGAGTGGGGCCCGGCCGTGTTCCCCGGGGTGCGTGGGGACGCCGTGGTGGCACTGCGGTGTCACCTGGCCGGGAAGCGTCCCCTCACTCCCATCCCTCCCGCAGGATCATCGCGATGATGAGCCCTGAGGACAGCTGGGTCTCCAAGTGGCAGCGAATCAGtgagttttttttcccagctggtttGAGAGACGGAGATCCCGTTTCTCCAGCAAACCCTTCCCTGGGGCGGTGGAAGTTGCAGTTCGGGCTGCGGAGGGGCTTTCTGCTCCCGGTGAGGGGGCATCGGCAGAGGCTGGCAGGGATGCTTGCccgcctggctgctgctgtgcagggtAACTCcgtgttttcttttcccccaggTAACTTCAAGCCGGGTGTCTACGCAGTGTCTGTGACCGGCCGCCTGCCCCAAGGTAATGCTGCCAGCTTGTGTTAAGGGGAGG
This DNA window, taken from Mycteria americana isolate JAX WOST 10 ecotype Jacksonville Zoo and Gardens chromosome 15, USCA_MyAme_1.0, whole genome shotgun sequence, encodes the following:
- the SUPT4H1 gene encoding transcription elongation factor SPT4, with amino-acid sequence MALDTVPKDLRHLRACLLCSLVKTIDQFEYDGCDNCDAYLQMKGNREMVYDCTSSSFDGIIAMMSPEDSWVSKWQRISNFKPGVYAVSVTGRLPQGIVRELKSRGVAYKSRDTAIKT